A single Saccharolobus shibatae B12 DNA region contains:
- the trxB gene encoding thioredoxin-disulfide reductase has product MSLLPRAASVKPGEKFDVIIVGLGPAAYGAALYTARYMLKTLVIGETPGGQLTEAGIVDDYLGLIEIQASDMIKVFNKHIEKYEVPVLLDIVEKIENRGDGFVVKTKRKGEFKADSVILGIGVKRRKLGVPGEQEFVGKGISYCSVCDAPLFKNRVVAVVGGGDSALEGAEILSSYSTKVYLIHRRDSFKAQPIYVETVKKKPNVEFVLNSVVKEINGDKVVRQVVVENLKTGEIKELNVNGVFVEIGFDPPTDFAKSNGIETDTNGYIKVDEWMRTSVPGIFAAGDCTSMWLGFRQVITSVAQGAVAATSAYRYVTEKKGKK; this is encoded by the coding sequence ATGAGTCTTCTACCAAGAGCTGCAAGTGTAAAACCGGGAGAGAAGTTCGATGTCATAATTGTTGGACTAGGTCCTGCCGCTTATGGTGCTGCATTATATACTGCTAGATATATGCTAAAGACTCTAGTTATAGGAGAAACTCCAGGTGGGCAGTTAACTGAAGCGGGTATAGTTGATGATTATCTTGGCTTAATAGAAATTCAAGCGAGCGATATGATAAAGGTATTTAATAAACACATAGAGAAGTATGAGGTACCCGTCTTGTTGGATATTGTGGAGAAAATTGAAAATAGAGGAGACGGATTTGTAGTGAAAACCAAGAGAAAAGGTGAGTTTAAGGCTGATAGCGTTATCTTAGGGATAGGAGTAAAGAGAAGAAAGTTAGGTGTACCTGGAGAACAAGAGTTTGTAGGAAAGGGTATATCGTACTGCTCAGTCTGCGATGCCCCATTATTTAAGAACAGAGTCGTTGCAGTTGTCGGAGGAGGGGATTCCGCGTTAGAGGGAGCTGAGATATTATCTAGTTATTCTACTAAAGTCTATTTAATACATAGAAGAGATAGTTTTAAGGCGCAACCAATTTATGTTGAAACAGTTAAGAAAAAACCAAATGTTGAATTTGTACTTAATTCAGTAGTGAAGGAAATTAATGGAGATAAGGTTGTTAGACAAGTAGTTGTGGAGAATTTGAAAACCGGTGAGATTAAGGAGTTGAATGTAAACGGTGTGTTTGTAGAAATAGGATTTGACCCTCCAACAGATTTCGCCAAGAGCAATGGGATAGAGACTGATACAAACGGATATATTAAAGTAGATGAATGGATGAGGACTAGTGTACCAGGGATATTTGCAGCAGGAGACTGTACGTCAATGTGGTTAGGGTTTAGACAAGTTATTACTTCAGTAGCTCAAGGTGCTGTGGCTGCGACTTCAGCTTATAGATATGTGACAGAAAAGAAGGGTAAGAAATGA
- a CDS encoding dihydropteroate synthase-like protein, with protein MKVLVVTGTLAAPILSEVAKNIKDTKVEIKVLNYPVASLMSTKFIAENLKQTKYDVDYILLPGMVYGDAKIVEEVTGVKTFKGTEEAWDLPRVIEALKNGVQLSTTEPADKIIGKMDNIEEKLRKIEEEAKISFEINGVKITTYPPPFRIFLEIDNKQEFEKLERLRKNINVVVLGLPVGHYDLDEVKNKVKQLVDYGYVVGIDAESPRELKEGVRAGASFVFNLNETNLEELEEIRKEAAFVVAPFNTENRGEITVDLVIKAKQKGFDKLIADPVLSPPLRGLVNSIIEYKYVRTKLQDIPILMGILNVTELIDADSLGVNALLSAIAGELGISNLLIMEKGKTKWSSWELSQATKMISIALKENRLPKDIGIDLLVLKDKRRFRENFGADVIVNEYIEPEMDKSGFAKIFVSEDGFGVKWIGKNKVTIKGKNGLSIGRELVRRVKDISKEHAVYIGYELAKAEIAYQLDKNYIQDKPLFKKIINDNFHTEHDKKRDR; from the coding sequence GTGAAAGTATTAGTAGTAACTGGAACTCTAGCTGCACCAATACTTTCTGAAGTTGCTAAGAACATTAAAGATACAAAGGTAGAGATTAAAGTGCTTAACTATCCCGTTGCCTCACTAATGAGTACAAAGTTTATAGCAGAGAACTTGAAGCAGACGAAATATGATGTAGATTACATACTTTTACCTGGTATGGTATATGGGGACGCTAAAATTGTTGAAGAAGTTACGGGAGTGAAAACGTTCAAAGGAACAGAGGAAGCCTGGGATCTTCCTAGGGTAATTGAGGCCTTGAAAAATGGAGTACAACTTTCTACAACAGAACCCGCTGATAAGATTATAGGTAAAATGGACAACATAGAGGAGAAGCTAAGAAAAATAGAAGAAGAGGCTAAGATTTCTTTCGAAATAAATGGAGTTAAGATTACAACTTATCCGCCTCCTTTCAGAATATTTTTGGAAATAGATAATAAGCAAGAATTCGAGAAATTAGAGAGACTAAGGAAAAACATTAATGTAGTAGTATTAGGTCTTCCGGTAGGCCACTACGATTTAGATGAAGTCAAAAACAAGGTTAAACAATTGGTGGATTACGGATATGTTGTTGGAATAGATGCTGAATCGCCTAGGGAATTAAAAGAGGGTGTAAGAGCTGGAGCTTCATTCGTATTTAACTTAAATGAAACTAACCTGGAGGAACTTGAGGAAATTAGGAAAGAAGCAGCGTTTGTCGTAGCCCCATTCAATACTGAAAATAGAGGAGAGATAACTGTTGATCTAGTTATAAAAGCTAAACAGAAGGGATTCGATAAGTTAATAGCAGATCCAGTGTTGTCACCACCTCTAAGAGGGTTAGTAAATAGTATAATTGAGTATAAGTACGTGAGGACAAAGTTACAAGATATACCGATTTTAATGGGAATTCTTAACGTAACTGAACTCATTGATGCGGATAGTTTGGGAGTTAACGCACTTCTCTCTGCTATTGCTGGAGAGTTGGGAATTTCTAACTTGCTAATTATGGAAAAGGGGAAAACGAAGTGGAGCAGTTGGGAATTATCACAGGCTACGAAAATGATAAGTATAGCTTTGAAGGAAAATAGGCTTCCTAAAGATATAGGCATAGATTTGCTCGTACTTAAGGATAAGAGAAGATTTAGGGAGAATTTTGGCGCTGACGTAATTGTTAATGAGTATATAGAGCCAGAAATGGACAAAAGTGGATTCGCTAAAATTTTCGTGAGCGAAGACGGATTTGGAGTAAAATGGATAGGTAAAAACAAGGTAACAATAAAAGGGAAAAATGGACTTAGTATCGGTAGAGAATTAGTTAGAAGAGTTAAGGATATTAGCAAAGAGCATGCAGTATATATAGGATATGAACTAGCAAAGGCTGAAATTGCGTACCAACTCGATAAAAATTATATCCAGGACAAACCATTATTCAAAAAGATAATTAATGATAATTTCCATACCGAGCATGATAAGAAAAGAGATCGATAA
- a CDS encoding 6-pyruvoyl trahydropterin synthase family protein, producing the protein MKVRVGIEGITMDSAHYTLSSYADSQIHGHTYIINVEVEGEVNEKSGFVVDFNLLKKMIREVIQEWDHKLIIPKVDLDKSRFEGPFRVDYKVIDAPFPTAEYIGIEIAKDIYLKLNKKYRILLKIYEGKDSYAIIEYP; encoded by the coding sequence ATGAAAGTTAGAGTTGGTATTGAAGGAATCACAATGGATTCCGCTCATTATACCTTATCGTCATATGCTGATAGCCAAATTCATGGTCATACGTATATTATTAATGTGGAAGTTGAGGGTGAAGTCAATGAGAAATCTGGATTTGTAGTAGACTTTAACTTACTTAAAAAGATGATTAGAGAGGTAATACAAGAGTGGGATCATAAACTTATCATACCGAAGGTTGACTTAGATAAGTCGAGGTTTGAAGGTCCGTTCAGGGTAGATTACAAGGTAATAGATGCTCCATTTCCCACTGCTGAGTATATAGGTATTGAAATAGCAAAGGACATATATCTAAAACTGAATAAAAAGTACAGAATACTTTTAAAGATATATGAGGGAAAGGACTCTTATGCAATTATAGAGTATCCATAG